The following proteins are co-located in the Chitinispirillum alkaliphilum genome:
- a CDS encoding PAS/PAC sensor signal transduction histidine kinase produces MKNDGNKPTNDFITELLQTANSVIIRWNSNGKIVSINDFGLLFFGYTADEFIGKNIMEIVPGAEELRGWDPEVLVKDILVHPENHTIVSGENIRKDGQKVWVNWSNKAITDEHGAIKEILSIGNDITALKKANFSFTRLNRNCKIPDSITDGLLVLDINWICTEFSKTGAEMLGMRREDFIGKNIWDVFPHAEGTMFYQGYHRAMQTGKPVHFEEYYPEPLNQWLEVHCYPSEEGLTVYFRDVTDRKRSEEVLRDREQRYEKLFNNRTIGIAHCRTITDQSGKPVDYDILAINDAYTEITGIKKEDIEGRRARDVFPGIENYAFDYIGNYGKIALEGGELYFETFFESLEQWLEIYVYCPFHGEFVAIFTDISKRKKAEMALEESEKKLKVLNENLEDLVVKRTGQVRALSKALTLAEQRERKGFSRILHEDIQQKLYGVRMLLKQHLRDHHTETEAGDWDDIKEGIDVIERALRKTKALSIELNPPVLGTEGLDAALQWLVNHMYTAYGLDIDLRMHGSVQDIRHKSQLMLTQMVRELLNNVRQHAGVMQARIEVLCEGRRVQITVSDKGKGFDPIKMFSEKMEENRLGLISIRERLRMFDGDLEIESAPEKGTRVKIILPWQNC; encoded by the coding sequence ATGAAAAATGATGGCAACAAACCGACAAATGACTTCATCACAGAGCTTCTGCAAACCGCTAACAGTGTAATAATCCGCTGGAACAGCAATGGTAAGATTGTCTCCATAAATGATTTTGGTCTGCTTTTTTTTGGGTATACCGCCGATGAATTTATCGGCAAAAATATTATGGAAATCGTGCCCGGGGCTGAGGAACTCAGGGGGTGGGATCCTGAGGTTTTGGTGAAAGATATCCTTGTGCACCCGGAAAACCACACCATAGTTTCAGGTGAAAACATCAGAAAAGATGGCCAGAAAGTTTGGGTTAACTGGTCCAATAAAGCCATCACAGATGAGCACGGGGCAATAAAGGAGATACTTTCCATCGGCAATGATATCACGGCTCTCAAAAAAGCGAACTTCAGCTTCACAAGGCTAAACAGAAACTGCAAAATACCAGACAGTATCACCGATGGGCTCCTTGTGCTGGACATAAACTGGATCTGTACCGAATTCAGTAAAACCGGTGCGGAGATGCTCGGCATGCGCCGCGAAGATTTTATCGGAAAAAATATTTGGGATGTATTTCCGCATGCAGAAGGTACGATGTTCTACCAAGGATACCACCGTGCCATGCAGACCGGTAAACCGGTGCATTTTGAGGAGTATTATCCCGAACCGCTGAATCAGTGGCTGGAGGTTCACTGCTATCCCAGTGAAGAGGGATTGACCGTTTACTTCAGGGATGTTACAGACCGCAAGCGTTCCGAGGAGGTGTTGCGCGACAGAGAACAGCGATACGAAAAACTGTTCAATAACAGAACTATTGGTATTGCGCACTGCCGCACTATCACCGACCAAAGCGGAAAGCCTGTCGATTATGATATACTGGCCATAAATGATGCATATACAGAAATAACAGGAATAAAGAAGGAGGATATCGAGGGCAGAAGAGCGCGGGATGTTTTCCCCGGGATAGAAAACTATGCTTTCGATTATATCGGCAACTACGGCAAAATCGCACTGGAGGGTGGAGAGCTTTATTTCGAAACATTCTTCGAATCGCTTGAACAGTGGCTGGAGATATATGTCTATTGTCCGTTTCACGGTGAATTTGTCGCAATATTCACCGATATATCGAAAAGGAAAAAAGCTGAGATGGCGTTAGAGGAGAGCGAAAAAAAGTTAAAAGTTCTCAATGAAAATCTGGAAGATCTTGTCGTGAAGCGAACCGGGCAGGTCCGTGCGCTTTCCAAAGCACTGACTCTGGCCGAGCAGCGGGAGAGAAAAGGATTCTCCCGTATACTGCACGAAGACATTCAGCAAAAACTCTACGGTGTACGGATGCTTCTTAAGCAGCACCTCAGAGACCATCATACCGAAACGGAAGCTGGTGACTGGGATGATATAAAGGAAGGAATTGATGTAATCGAAAGGGCACTAAGGAAAACCAAGGCTCTGTCGATAGAACTGAATCCGCCGGTGCTTGGTACGGAAGGGCTCGATGCAGCTCTTCAGTGGCTGGTGAACCATATGTATACTGCTTACGGTCTCGATATCGATCTGCGAATGCATGGGTCTGTTCAGGATATACGGCACAAATCGCAGCTTATGCTCACGCAGATGGTTCGTGAGTTGTTAAACAACGTGAGGCAGCATGCGGGAGTAATGCAGGCCCGGATAGAGGTTCTGTGTGAGGGCAGGCGCGTGCAGATAACGGTAAGCGATAAGGGGAAAGGCTTCGATCCGATAAAAATGTTTTCGGAAAAAATGGAGGAAAACCGGTTGGGATTGATCAGTATAAGAGAACGGCTAAGGATGTTTGATGGTGATTTAGAAATTGAAAGTGCTCCTGAAAAGGGTACCCGCGTAAAAATTATTCTGCCATGGCAGAACTGTTAG
- a CDS encoding DNA-binding response regulator, LuxR family has protein sequence MKAYIVEDDESMRIILKRLLRKNFSAVTAIGESESAEKALEEIPSFAPDVILVDISLPGIDGIEMIRKLKPQCQDLCILVVTGHDIEPYKTAALKAGAHGIISKMDDDELLRAIAEQLDKSRGEGCG, from the coding sequence ATGAAAGCATATATAGTTGAAGATGACGAGTCCATGCGCATAATTCTGAAGCGTTTGTTGCGTAAGAATTTCAGTGCTGTCACCGCGATAGGAGAGAGCGAATCGGCTGAAAAGGCGCTTGAAGAAATACCATCATTTGCTCCCGATGTCATACTGGTGGATATTTCTCTTCCCGGTATTGATGGAATAGAGATGATTAGAAAGCTTAAACCTCAATGTCAGGACCTTTGCATTCTCGTTGTGACCGGCCATGATATCGAACCGTATAAAACGGCTGCCCTGAAAGCCGGAGCTCATGGAATAATTTCCAAGATGGATGATGATGAGCTTTTGCGGGCCATAGCAGAGCAGCTTGATAAAAGTAGGGGTGAAGGGTGTGGATGA
- a CDS encoding nitroreductase, translating to MSNTNEYDRLAHKIRQTPSVESNGAPDTKTLLHYGILAASSHNTQPWKVVIDANSITLRPDFDRRCPVVDPDDAHLFKSLGCAAENIVLASQAQGYIADLSMDRNGEEIRIAFEKSRSISASRLFSAIPFGGTPSRSLAEAVWVYLLYIGWLRGMGERVGERVGERCGGKVWGKGVG from the coding sequence TTGTCAAACACAAACGAATACGACCGTTTGGCACATAAAATAAGACAAACTCCCTCCGTGGAATCTAATGGCGCACCCGATACAAAAACTCTCCTGCATTATGGGATTCTGGCGGCTTCCAGTCACAACACCCAGCCATGGAAAGTAGTTATCGATGCAAACTCCATTACACTTCGCCCCGATTTTGACCGACGCTGCCCGGTGGTGGACCCCGATGATGCACATCTGTTTAAAAGCCTTGGCTGTGCCGCCGAGAACATTGTTTTGGCTTCACAGGCTCAGGGCTACATTGCCGATTTATCTATGGACAGAAACGGAGAAGAGATACGCATTGCCTTTGAAAAATCCAGATCTATCAGTGCAAGCAGGCTTTTTTCTGCAATCCCCTTCGGGGGCACGCCGAGCAGGAGTTTGGCGGAAGCGGTGTGGGTTTATCTATTGTACATCGGGTGGTTGAGAGGCATGGGGGAAAGGGTGGGGGAAAGGGTGGGGGAAAGGTGTGGGGGAAAGGTGTGGGGGAAAGGTGTGGGCTGA
- a CDS encoding putative oxidoreductase codes for MGACLVSPLRQFGNPIADAVAPTQYAEAQSRSDPLYPRGSRYYWKSHNLSGLSDGIIDKLVGFAEEMPTEQCDILIQQLGGKINAVQADATAYPHRQTEFVVTLGGHCETSKEDDKCISWAKKSHTGIGRYGGAGVYVNFLSHDESEDRLLAAYGQNAERLRRIKAKYDPDNFFHVNKNIVPAGD; via the coding sequence TTGGGCGCATGCCTCGTCTCCCCGCTGCGCCAGTTCGGCAATCCCATTGCAGATGCCGTTGCGCCCACCCAGTATGCAGAGGCACAAAGCAGGTCCGATCCGCTTTACCCCAGGGGCAGTCGCTATTACTGGAAGTCGCATAACCTGAGCGGACTCTCAGATGGAATCATTGATAAACTTGTCGGCTTTGCTGAAGAAATGCCCACAGAGCAGTGTGACATTCTGATACAGCAACTGGGTGGAAAGATCAATGCTGTCCAGGCGGATGCAACTGCTTATCCTCATCGCCAGACCGAATTTGTGGTGACTCTGGGCGGACATTGTGAAACTTCTAAAGAGGATGACAAATGCATTTCCTGGGCTAAAAAGTCTCATACAGGAATTGGCCGGTATGGGGGTGCCGGTGTCTATGTGAACTTTTTAAGCCACGATGAGAGCGAGGATCGACTGCTGGCTGCATACGGCCAAAACGCAGAGCGTCTTCGCAGGATAAAGGCTAAATACGACCCTGATAACTTTTTCCATGTGAATAAGAATATCGTTCCGGCTGGAGATTAG
- a CDS encoding nitroreductase codes for MSNTSEYDRLAHKIRQTPSVESNGAPDTKTLLHYGILAASSHNTQPWKVVIDANSITLRPDFDRRCPVVDPDDAHLFKSLGCAAENIVLASQAQGYIADVSMDNDGEKIRIDFKKSKSAGVTSLFAAIPNRQCTKTRYDGTALRADELKQLEQTGTSGGVRTILLTSGQELDTVAQYVSHGNEVQLSDPAFRKELISWIRFNPNDAIRTGDGLSNRTTGNPSLPKWLAKLLIGFVLTPKKQVKTDAEFIKSSSAIAVFVAQGNDRQSWVNAGRVYQRVALHATDLGICHAFINQPLEVSTLRPRFESWLNLQDEKALLMVRLGRAEPAPFSLRRSVDDVMA; via the coding sequence ATGTCAAACACAAGCGAATACGACCGTTTGGCACATAAAATAAGACAAACTCCCTCCGTGGAATCTAATGGCGCACCCGATACAAAAACTCTCCTGCATTATGGGATTCTGGCGGCTTCCAGTCACAACACCCAGCCATGGAAAGTAGTTATCGATGCAAACTCCATTACACTTCGCCCCGATTTTGACCGACGCTGCCCGGTGGTGGACCCCGATGATGCACATCTGTTCAAAAGCCTTGGCTGTGCCGCCGAGAACATTGTTTTGGCTTCACAGGCTCAGGGCTACATTGCCGATGTATCTATGGACAATGATGGAGAAAAGATACGCATAGATTTTAAAAAGTCCAAATCTGCAGGTGTGACCAGCTTATTTGCTGCAATCCCGAATCGCCAGTGCACCAAAACCCGTTACGATGGCACTGCTCTCAGGGCAGATGAACTGAAACAGCTGGAGCAAACGGGTACCAGCGGTGGAGTGAGAACAATTCTTCTGACATCCGGCCAGGAGCTTGACACAGTTGCCCAATACGTTAGCCATGGCAATGAGGTACAGCTCAGTGATCCAGCATTTCGAAAAGAGCTGATTTCATGGATCAGGTTCAACCCCAATGATGCTATCAGAACCGGTGATGGATTATCCAATCGCACCACCGGTAACCCATCACTGCCAAAATGGCTTGCAAAACTTCTTATTGGATTTGTGCTTACCCCGAAAAAACAGGTAAAAACCGATGCAGAATTTATTAAGAGCTCTTCTGCCATCGCTGTATTCGTTGCACAGGGTAACGACAGGCAATCATGGGTAAATGCGGGGCGTGTTTACCAGCGCGTTGCCTTACATGCCACCGACCTTGGAATCTGTCATGCATTTATAAACCAGCCTCTTGAGGTCAGTACATTGCGACCCCGGTTTGAGTCCTGGCTTAACCTACAGGACGAGAAAGCTCTTTTGATGGTACGATTGGGGCGCGCTGAACCGGCTCCGTTCAGTTTACGCAGGTCGGTGGATGATGTTATGGCGTGA
- a CDS encoding PAS/PAC sensor signal transduction histidine kinase, translating to MENSGENLSFYAESITNTVREPFVVLDEDLRVVSASRAFCSRFGLTEEKTAGSLFYELCDGRWDIPDLHRLFEQMLPGKESIEDFELRYHFGYIDEKVLLLNVRRVSPYGEGKPGVILLAIEDISSRSADLKELRERSATLDALLEFIPEGVMITDTNHVVKRVSRYIEEIFDLPSEKLLQTDEPVRLELLDLYWPNGHRIDRPDELPLSKAAATGKEYTDFEVVLKRDGVTKYLSAAAAPVRDSKGNIIGAVGGWRDISELTAARKDTERSLAGALRDHRLLQQIINEVPVGIALHEGPEFVTTVVNPGYYTFAYGRGDILNRPVAEVWPEVADQIIPLLEHVYKTGEPVHATDTEFTVERGKGPEKAWFSFSYLPFRGEQERITGILVWSFETTEYVLARQAAERATEQARRRSAELGAVIESMPDAVYIGTPEGITQCNTHALRMLGASSLEDLRASMGELAAKFNFRWPETGQQLRGDELQFVRALKGETVVEEVLATNQETGEDIYIRSAEAPILYAGEIIGAVAVTTDITDRKRIEQTMRESEEKFAKSFYNSPGILTLSSVEDGTYEEVNETFCRVVGYPRGELIGHSSIELGIVTPEMRQKIKKQAAENGRVFMQDIQIRARNGELRNLVYSAEVIEIKGKRYFLASAIDITERKRAEENLRQSESTINAILDLLPVGIVIADKNGRITRDNAAARQIWGVPPQTESWEQYGGWVAWWPETGKRIKAEEWAMSRALRNGEETRDELILNKKFGSDEKRYFLNNVVPLRDGNGRIVGGLNAIVDVTDRVSTQKELRASERKFRAVFEQAGVGIGRVRFDDARWIDVNNAFCTMLDYSEEELKATPWPHITHPEDVDLDLIPFRRMAKGELDTYSVEKRFIHKRGHLVWARLTLSLVRDDAGNPDYEVAIIEDISERKKVEEALRANERRYSALFNNKTFGVAHCRIIVNEQGKPVDYYVLQINDAYTEIIGVEKKDIEGKLLTEVFPGIEDFYFDFIGTYGRVALEGSDIQFEVDFGYANKWLNVYAYRPVHMEFVAIFTDITERKKSEEALKRSEERLQRALSIETVGVLFFDMESNFTDANDAFLRMIGCDRQLLERGELRSDCVTLPEQMPRTWQAFEELKATGRFTPYEKELIRPDGSRWWGLFAGAQLSENEAVEFIIDVTERKHAEEAFKRSEERWNLAIENFAEGAIIATEDEQVIYWNPAARQMHGIKTELENIEPLEKTPLTFELWTPNGSHLLDLDEWPMRRIKRGEPVINLELILRRPDQKWQKIVSYSGSMVQTANGDRLIFLSVSDLTELRKAEQELRGTIRDLESFSYSVSHDLRTPLSTIRGFVTILAEDYAELLDEEGRDYLGRIDSGVRKMQQLIDDMLNMSRVGRQEMNLQDVDLSAIVRDYMKELRSSEPERQVDIIIEDNVHANADPRLIHLALENLLRNACKFTSKKEAARIEFGTTQKDNQTVYYVRDNGVGFDMQFARKIFEPFKRVHAEREFGGSGVGLSIVLRVVERHGGKVWAEGEVGKGATFYFILG from the coding sequence ATGGAAAATTCCGGCGAAAATCTTAGTTTTTACGCTGAAAGTATCACCAATACCGTTCGGGAGCCGTTTGTGGTTCTTGATGAGGATCTCAGGGTGGTATCAGCCAGCCGCGCGTTTTGCAGCCGCTTTGGGCTCACAGAAGAGAAAACAGCAGGCAGTCTTTTCTATGAACTGTGTGACGGCCGGTGGGATATCCCGGATCTGCACCGGTTATTTGAGCAGATGTTGCCAGGGAAGGAAAGTATTGAAGACTTTGAGCTGCGGTATCATTTCGGATATATCGATGAAAAAGTTTTGTTGCTTAATGTTCGGCGGGTCAGTCCCTATGGTGAGGGCAAGCCTGGGGTAATTCTTCTGGCCATTGAGGATATCAGTTCCCGGTCCGCTGATTTGAAGGAACTCAGGGAAAGGTCGGCCACACTGGATGCTCTTCTGGAATTCATCCCCGAAGGAGTGATGATCACCGATACCAATCATGTGGTGAAAAGGGTTAGCAGATATATTGAAGAGATTTTCGATCTTCCTTCGGAAAAACTGCTTCAAACCGATGAGCCGGTACGTCTTGAACTGCTGGATCTGTACTGGCCCAATGGACATAGAATAGACCGTCCTGATGAGTTACCGCTTTCCAAAGCCGCAGCCACCGGTAAAGAGTACACCGATTTCGAAGTCGTACTGAAGCGTGACGGGGTGACAAAATACCTTTCTGCCGCTGCAGCCCCTGTGAGGGACTCCAAGGGAAATATTATCGGTGCGGTTGGTGGCTGGCGTGATATTTCTGAATTGACTGCTGCTCGCAAGGATACCGAGCGCTCTCTGGCAGGCGCACTTCGTGACCATAGGCTTCTACAGCAAATCATAAATGAAGTTCCCGTAGGAATTGCGCTGCATGAGGGGCCGGAGTTTGTCACCACAGTGGTTAATCCCGGATACTATACCTTTGCATACGGCAGGGGAGATATCCTCAACAGGCCGGTTGCAGAAGTTTGGCCGGAAGTGGCCGACCAGATTATACCGCTTCTTGAGCATGTATACAAAACCGGCGAGCCGGTCCATGCAACTGATACTGAATTTACCGTAGAACGGGGGAAAGGTCCCGAAAAGGCCTGGTTCTCATTCAGCTATCTTCCGTTCAGGGGTGAGCAGGAGCGGATCACGGGGATACTTGTGTGGTCCTTTGAGACCACCGAGTACGTGCTTGCCAGGCAGGCTGCAGAGAGAGCTACGGAGCAGGCCCGGAGGCGCAGTGCTGAGCTGGGTGCGGTAATTGAGTCCATGCCCGATGCCGTCTATATTGGCACACCGGAAGGAATAACTCAGTGCAATACTCACGCTCTGCGCATGCTGGGCGCATCATCACTGGAGGATCTCCGGGCAAGCATGGGTGAATTAGCCGCAAAGTTCAATTTCAGATGGCCAGAGACTGGGCAGCAGCTTCGTGGGGATGAACTTCAGTTCGTACGGGCGCTAAAGGGGGAAACGGTAGTAGAGGAGGTGTTGGCCACAAACCAGGAGACCGGCGAGGATATATACATTCGCAGTGCGGAAGCCCCCATTTTGTACGCCGGGGAGATTATTGGTGCTGTGGCGGTCACCACTGATATAACGGATCGTAAACGCATTGAGCAGACAATGCGCGAGAGTGAAGAAAAGTTTGCCAAATCATTTTACAACAGCCCCGGCATTCTGACACTCTCGAGTGTGGAAGATGGTACATACGAAGAAGTAAACGAAACGTTTTGTAGGGTTGTGGGTTACCCGCGCGGGGAGCTGATCGGTCATTCATCGATTGAGTTGGGGATTGTCACGCCTGAAATGCGGCAAAAGATAAAAAAACAAGCAGCTGAAAACGGGCGTGTATTTATGCAGGATATTCAAATCCGTGCTCGAAACGGGGAACTGCGCAATCTGGTTTACTCTGCAGAAGTAATTGAAATAAAAGGGAAGAGGTACTTTCTTGCATCCGCAATCGACATTACCGAACGCAAACGGGCCGAAGAAAATCTGCGCCAGAGTGAATCGACTATCAATGCAATTCTCGATCTGCTACCGGTGGGAATAGTCATTGCAGACAAAAACGGGCGAATCACCCGCGACAACGCCGCCGCCCGGCAGATCTGGGGTGTTCCCCCTCAGACGGAATCCTGGGAGCAGTACGGCGGGTGGGTTGCCTGGTGGCCCGAGACAGGGAAGAGGATTAAAGCTGAGGAGTGGGCCATGTCACGGGCGCTGCGAAACGGGGAGGAAACACGCGATGAGCTTATTTTAAACAAAAAGTTCGGAAGCGATGAAAAACGGTATTTTTTAAATAATGTAGTACCTCTGCGTGATGGCAACGGAAGAATTGTTGGTGGTCTGAATGCGATAGTAGATGTGACGGATCGGGTATCAACTCAAAAAGAACTGCGTGCAAGCGAAAGGAAGTTCAGGGCGGTCTTTGAGCAGGCAGGGGTAGGTATCGGTCGGGTCCGGTTTGATGATGCCAGGTGGATCGATGTAAATAATGCTTTCTGCACCATGCTTGATTACAGCGAAGAAGAGCTCAAGGCTACCCCGTGGCCACACATTACCCATCCCGAAGATGTCGATCTTGATCTGATTCCTTTCAGGCGAATGGCAAAGGGCGAACTTGACACCTATTCAGTTGAGAAAAGATTTATTCACAAACGGGGACACCTGGTCTGGGCACGACTTACGCTTTCGCTTGTGCGGGATGATGCGGGTAATCCTGATTATGAGGTGGCAATCATTGAAGATATCAGTGAACGCAAGAAGGTAGAAGAAGCTTTGCGCGCTAATGAGCGGCGGTATTCTGCCCTGTTCAACAACAAAACGTTCGGGGTTGCACACTGCAGAATAATTGTCAATGAACAGGGGAAACCTGTCGATTATTACGTTCTTCAGATAAATGATGCATATACAGAAATTATTGGAGTAGAGAAGAAGGATATCGAGGGAAAGCTTTTAACCGAAGTTTTTCCAGGCATAGAAGATTTCTATTTTGATTTTATAGGAACCTATGGGAGGGTAGCGCTTGAGGGAAGTGACATACAGTTCGAGGTCGACTTCGGTTATGCAAATAAATGGCTCAATGTATATGCATACAGACCTGTACACATGGAGTTTGTGGCAATATTTACCGATATCACCGAGCGCAAGAAGTCCGAAGAGGCGCTGAAAAGAAGTGAGGAACGGCTGCAGCGAGCATTATCCATTGAGACTGTCGGTGTGCTTTTCTTTGATATGGAGAGCAATTTCACGGACGCAAACGATGCTTTTTTACGCATGATCGGCTGTGACCGGCAGCTTTTGGAGCGAGGTGAATTGAGATCAGATTGTGTGACTTTGCCGGAGCAGATGCCCCGGACCTGGCAGGCATTTGAGGAGTTAAAAGCAACAGGTCGGTTCACCCCGTATGAAAAGGAACTCATTCGCCCTGACGGGTCACGCTGGTGGGGGCTTTTTGCCGGAGCGCAGCTTAGTGAGAACGAAGCGGTGGAATTTATTATTGATGTCACCGAGCGTAAACACGCCGAGGAGGCATTCAAGCGGAGCGAGGAACGATGGAATCTTGCAATAGAAAACTTTGCCGAAGGCGCCATAATTGCAACCGAAGATGAGCAGGTGATATACTGGAACCCTGCTGCGCGGCAGATGCACGGTATTAAAACCGAACTTGAAAACATAGAACCGCTCGAAAAAACCCCTCTGACATTCGAGCTGTGGACGCCTAACGGCAGTCACCTGCTTGATTTGGACGAGTGGCCAATGCGCCGTATCAAACGGGGTGAGCCGGTCATAAATCTGGAGCTTATTCTTCGCAGGCCAGACCAGAAATGGCAAAAGATCGTTTCCTACTCAGGCTCCATGGTGCAGACTGCCAATGGTGATCGTCTTATATTTCTCTCAGTTTCCGATCTTACTGAGCTGCGAAAAGCAGAGCAGGAACTTCGTGGTACCATCCGCGACCTCGAGTCTTTCTCCTACTCCGTTTCCCACGACCTTCGCACACCTCTGAGTACCATCAGAGGCTTTGTGACCATTTTGGCCGAAGACTATGCAGAGCTCCTTGATGAAGAGGGGCGCGATTACCTCGGTCGTATCGACAGTGGTGTCAGAAAGATGCAGCAGCTTATTGACGATATGCTAAACATGTCCCGGGTGGGCAGGCAGGAGATGAATCTTCAGGATGTGGACCTCAGCGCAATCGTGCGCGATTACATGAAGGAATTAAGGAGCAGCGAGCCGGAACGGCAGGTGGATATTATTATTGAGGACAATGTGCATGCCAATGCAGATCCCCGCCTGATACATCTGGCACTGGAAAACCTCCTGAGAAACGCCTGTAAATTTACATCCAAAAAAGAGGCCGCGCGCATTGAATTTGGCACGACCCAAAAAGACAACCAGACCGTCTATTATGTGCGGGATAACGGAGTGGGGTTCGACATGCAGTTTGCAAGAAAGATTTTCGAACCTTTCAAACGGGTGCATGCGGAGCGGGAGTTTGGCGGAAGCGGTGTGGGTTTATCAATTGTACTGCGGGTGGTTGAGAGGCATGGGGGAAAGGTGTGGGCTGAAGGGGAGGTTGGAAAGGGTGCAACTTTTTATTTTATATTGGGATAA